The Hymenobacter sp. DG01 genome has a segment encoding these proteins:
- a CDS encoding STAS/SEC14 domain-containing protein yields METLYDSPPLSIFYDDGHEWLYVEWKGAHSAASAQSGGELILHHLQLHPCRKMLNDNSQVTTGWEEGSRWVGSHYYKTLSEQGIRFVAWVCPPNWSARKSMDTAMQFVTQPMVVLFDDLATAYAWLLRQS; encoded by the coding sequence ATGGAAACTCTCTACGACTCTCCTCCCCTCTCCATTTTCTACGATGACGGCCACGAGTGGTTGTACGTAGAGTGGAAAGGGGCCCATTCGGCCGCTTCAGCCCAAAGCGGCGGCGAGCTAATCCTGCACCATCTGCAGCTGCACCCCTGCCGCAAAATGCTCAACGACAACAGCCAGGTAACTACTGGCTGGGAAGAGGGCTCCCGGTGGGTGGGCAGCCACTACTACAAAACCCTCTCCGAGCAGGGCATCCGCTTTGTGGCCTGGGTCTGCCCTCCCAACTGGTCGGCCCGCAAATCCATGGATACGGCCATGCAGTTTGTTACCCAGCCCATGGTAGTACTCTTCGACGACCTGGCAACTGCCTACGCCTGGCTGCTCCGGCAGTCGTAG
- a CDS encoding leucine-rich repeat-containing protein kinase family protein — translation MHTLAQLRAGELAGATRLDLSEGLREFPREIFGLAETLEILNLTGNQLSELPPDLGRLRKLHILFCSDNQFTSLPEVLGECPELSMIGFKANQIRTLPAAALPPKLRWLILTDNQIREVPPEIGSCPDLQKLMLAGNHLTNLPETLANCTNLELLRIAANRFTSLPEWLLTMPRLTWLAFAGNPFSEPAQAAAEARSPIQAIDWNELTLEHKLGEGASGVISRAQWQPAASATQAVAVKVFKGQITSDGLPHSEMVACISAGTHPSLIAVKGQLTNCPGTEGLVLELINPAFRTLAGPPSFASCTRDVYAPEVGFTLEAALRLARGVASAAAHLHARGILHGDLYAHNLLTTTTGEALLGDFGAACFFDPAEAATARALQQLEVRAFGCLLEELLERIQAPTATQNGALQQLWALQRQCVAPEVAARPLPPEIGQVLASIAEAC, via the coding sequence ATGCACACGCTTGCCCAACTACGCGCCGGGGAACTGGCCGGCGCTACCCGGCTCGACTTATCCGAAGGACTAAGAGAGTTTCCGCGCGAAATCTTCGGCCTGGCCGAGACCCTGGAAATCCTGAATCTGACGGGCAACCAACTCTCAGAACTACCTCCGGACCTGGGACGGCTGCGGAAGCTGCACATCCTGTTCTGCTCCGACAACCAGTTTACCTCCCTGCCCGAGGTGTTGGGCGAGTGCCCCGAGCTGAGCATGATCGGGTTCAAGGCCAACCAGATTCGTACGCTGCCGGCCGCCGCTCTGCCGCCCAAGCTGCGCTGGCTGATTCTAACCGACAACCAGATCCGGGAGGTGCCGCCGGAAATTGGAAGCTGCCCGGACCTGCAGAAGCTCATGCTGGCCGGCAACCACCTGACCAACCTACCCGAAACTCTGGCTAACTGCACCAACCTGGAACTGCTCCGGATTGCGGCCAACCGCTTTACCAGTTTACCGGAGTGGCTGCTGACTATGCCCCGCCTGACGTGGCTGGCCTTTGCCGGTAACCCGTTCAGTGAGCCCGCGCAGGCCGCAGCAGAAGCACGCAGCCCTATTCAAGCCATCGACTGGAATGAGCTGACTCTAGAGCACAAGTTGGGTGAGGGTGCATCGGGGGTGATTTCGCGGGCGCAGTGGCAGCCGGCGGCTTCCGCTACCCAGGCCGTAGCCGTGAAGGTGTTCAAAGGCCAGATAACCAGCGACGGGCTGCCCCACAGCGAAATGGTGGCCTGCATCAGTGCCGGCACTCATCCCAGCCTGATTGCGGTCAAAGGGCAACTAACCAACTGTCCCGGCACCGAAGGCCTGGTGCTGGAGCTCATTAACCCGGCGTTTCGCACCCTGGCCGGTCCGCCTAGCTTTGCCTCCTGCACCCGCGACGTGTACGCCCCCGAGGTTGGGTTTACGTTGGAGGCAGCCTTGCGCCTTGCGCGGGGGGTAGCCAGTGCTGCTGCTCACCTGCACGCCCGCGGTATTCTGCACGGCGACCTGTACGCCCACAACCTCCTGACTACAACTACCGGCGAGGCCCTGCTCGGTGATTTTGGAGCGGCCTGCTTTTTTGATCCGGCTGAGGCGGCAACCGCCCGAGCCCTGCAGCAGCTGGAGGTGCGGGCCTTTGGGTGCCTGCTGGAAGAGCTGCTGGAGCGCATCCAGGCCCCGACAGCTACCCAGAACGGCGCGCTGCAACAGCTATGGGCGCTGCAGCGGCAGTGCGTGGCTCCCGAGGTAGCTGCCCGCCCGTTGCCACCGGAAATCGGGCAGGTGCTGGCTTCCATAGCGGAGGCCTGCTAG
- the uvrA gene encoding excinuclease ABC subunit UvrA, with the protein MAKPSQTPTPDPSFNGFVQVRGAREHNLKNIDVEIPRDALVVFTGVSGSGKSSLAFGTLYAEAQRRYLESVSPYARRLFHQMAVPEVDAIEGLPPAVALQQQRGTPTTRSSVGSVTTLSNLLRMLYSRAGDYPAGQSIVYAEGFSPNTPEGACPQCHGLGRIYEVTEESMVPDPSLTIRERAIAAWPQAWGGQNQRDILVTLGYNVDIPWRELPQEQRDWILFTDEQPVVPVYPGYTPEQTQRALKRKEPPNYMGTFTGVKRHVLHTFANTQSPLMKKRALQYMLSTECPTCHGKRLRPESLAVTFAGLDIADMSGLPLKRVAQLLKPYAEGNATGRQKQDAAHPEQAIVAQRIAQDLCARLSVLLDLGLGYLQLERSTPTLSPGELQRLRLATQLYSNLFGVVYVLDEPSAGLHPSDTEALLKALHSLKQAGNSLFVVEHNLDVIRQADWLVDVGPAAGEQGGQILYSGPPAGLAKVEASQTRRFLFTEGEGVGAPQPRTPTGWLRLQGVRRNNLENLTVEFPLGVFTTVTGVSGSGKSSLVSQVLVELVAECLGQTVEAEEEEADPLERAAPPETGGKIVGGMEYIKRLVRVDQKPIGRTPRSNMATYTGLFDHVRKLFAATPAARKRRYDAGRFSFNVAKGRCENCQGEGFVMVELLFLPSVYAPCPVCHGARYNAKTLEITYRDKNIAEVLSLTVDAAWEFFDEEPTIQRALTVLREVGLGYLRLGQPATELSGGEAQRIKLATELQRAQRGNSLYVLDEPTTGLHPSDVEKLLVQLDGLVEAGNTVIVVEHDMRVVAASDWVMDIGPGAGDEGGQVVAAGPPAEVARHKQSRTGPYLARFMKGAGSR; encoded by the coding sequence ATGGCGAAACCTTCGCAGACTCCTACCCCCGATCCATCCTTCAACGGCTTCGTGCAGGTGCGCGGGGCCCGGGAGCACAACCTCAAAAACATCGACGTAGAAATTCCGCGCGACGCCCTGGTGGTGTTTACTGGCGTGTCGGGCTCGGGCAAATCAAGCCTGGCGTTCGGGACGCTCTACGCTGAGGCCCAGCGCCGCTACCTGGAGTCGGTGTCGCCCTACGCCCGGCGCCTGTTCCATCAGATGGCCGTGCCCGAGGTAGATGCCATTGAGGGCCTGCCCCCGGCGGTGGCCCTGCAGCAGCAGCGCGGTACACCTACCACCCGCTCGTCGGTGGGCTCGGTTACTACGCTCTCCAACCTGCTGCGCATGCTCTACTCCCGGGCCGGCGACTACCCCGCCGGGCAAAGCATTGTGTACGCCGAGGGCTTTTCGCCCAACACCCCCGAAGGCGCCTGCCCCCAGTGCCACGGTCTGGGCCGCATTTATGAGGTGACGGAAGAAAGCATGGTGCCCGACCCTTCGCTGACCATCCGGGAGCGGGCCATTGCGGCCTGGCCCCAGGCCTGGGGCGGCCAGAACCAGCGCGACATCCTCGTGACCCTGGGCTACAACGTGGACATTCCGTGGCGGGAGCTGCCCCAGGAGCAGCGCGACTGGATTCTGTTCACCGATGAGCAGCCCGTAGTGCCTGTGTACCCCGGCTACACCCCCGAGCAAACCCAGCGGGCCCTCAAGCGCAAGGAGCCGCCCAACTATATGGGCACCTTTACGGGGGTGAAGCGCCACGTTTTGCACACCTTCGCCAACACCCAGAGCCCGCTCATGAAAAAGCGTGCCCTGCAGTACATGCTCAGCACCGAGTGCCCCACCTGCCACGGCAAGCGCCTGCGGCCCGAGTCGTTGGCCGTCACGTTTGCGGGGCTGGACATTGCCGATATGTCGGGGCTGCCGCTGAAGCGGGTGGCACAGCTGCTAAAGCCCTACGCTGAGGGCAACGCTACAGGACGCCAGAAGCAGGATGCCGCCCACCCCGAGCAGGCCATTGTGGCCCAGCGCATTGCCCAGGACCTGTGCGCCCGCCTGTCGGTGCTGCTGGACCTGGGGTTGGGCTACCTGCAGTTGGAGCGCAGTACGCCCACCTTGTCGCCGGGGGAGCTGCAGCGCCTGCGGCTGGCCACCCAGTTGTATTCCAACTTGTTTGGGGTAGTGTATGTGCTCGATGAGCCCTCGGCCGGCCTGCACCCATCGGATACCGAAGCCCTGTTGAAAGCCCTGCACAGCCTCAAGCAGGCTGGCAATTCTCTGTTCGTGGTAGAGCACAACCTCGATGTAATCCGGCAGGCCGATTGGCTGGTGGACGTGGGCCCAGCGGCCGGGGAGCAGGGTGGGCAAATCCTGTACAGCGGTCCGCCCGCCGGTCTGGCTAAGGTAGAAGCTTCCCAAACGCGCCGCTTCCTGTTCACGGAGGGCGAGGGGGTAGGGGCCCCGCAGCCCCGCACGCCCACTGGCTGGCTGCGACTGCAGGGCGTGCGGCGCAACAACCTCGAAAACCTGACGGTGGAGTTTCCGTTGGGCGTGTTTACTACCGTCACGGGCGTGTCGGGGTCCGGCAAATCCAGCTTGGTAAGTCAGGTGCTGGTGGAGCTGGTGGCCGAGTGCCTGGGGCAAACCGTGGAGGCCGAGGAGGAAGAAGCCGATCCGCTGGAGCGGGCCGCGCCGCCCGAAACCGGCGGCAAAATCGTGGGCGGCATGGAGTACATCAAGCGGCTGGTGCGCGTCGATCAGAAGCCCATTGGCCGCACGCCGCGCTCCAACATGGCCACCTACACCGGACTCTTTGACCATGTGCGCAAGCTGTTTGCCGCCACCCCCGCCGCCCGCAAGCGCCGCTACGATGCCGGCCGCTTCTCCTTCAACGTGGCCAAAGGCCGCTGCGAAAACTGCCAGGGCGAAGGCTTCGTGATGGTGGAGCTGCTGTTTCTGCCCAGTGTGTACGCGCCCTGCCCGGTCTGTCACGGGGCCCGCTACAACGCCAAAACCCTCGAAATAACCTACCGCGACAAGAACATTGCCGAGGTGCTGAGTCTGACCGTGGACGCGGCCTGGGAGTTTTTCGATGAGGAGCCTACCATTCAGCGGGCCCTCACGGTGCTGCGCGAGGTAGGGCTGGGCTACCTGCGCCTGGGCCAGCCGGCCACCGAGCTGTCGGGCGGCGAGGCCCAGCGCATCAAGCTGGCCACGGAACTGCAGCGGGCCCAGCGCGGCAACTCCCTCTACGTGCTCGATGAACCTACCACCGGCCTGCACCCCTCCGACGTGGAAAAGCTGTTGGTTCAGCTCGACGGGCTAGTGGAAGCCGGCAACACCGTCATTGTGGTAGAGCACGACATGCGCGTGGTGGCCGCCTCCGACTGGGTGATGGATATCGGGCCTGGTGCCGGCGACGAGGGCGGCCAGGTGGTAGCCGCTGGCCCGCCGGCCGAGGTAGCCCGCCACAAGCAAAGCCGTACCGGCCCCTACCTGGCCCGCTTCATGAAAGGCGCCGGGAGTAGGTGA
- a CDS encoding YdiU family protein, with protein sequence MSATPQSIDQASFQNSFVEELRGEASMDKRPRQVPGYHYSRVDPTPVQDPHLLAWSEELADFLGLQRPPERGPSVEVLAGNRQAATMKPFAARYGGHQFGNWAGQLGDGRAISLGELTAVDGTTWEIQLKGAGPTPYSRRADGRAVLRSSVREFLCSEAMYHLGVPTTRALSLVATGDEVIRDMFYNGNARPEPGAIVARVAPTFVRFGNFQIFLATGEIDNLRALADYVIRRHYPELGEPSPEVYARWFEEVCRRTAIMIAHWQSVGFVHGVMNTDNMSILGLTIDYGPYGWLEPYDLDWTPNTTDFGGRRYAFGQQPRVALWNLMQLGQAILPLVSGVEALNPSLDVYINTLGTTRYEMMLRKLGLTAGNQEEDQALFEALEQALAESEVDMTVFFRHLSHTAPAVLAAPENGDAQWRELLAAAAYSMAPAEEQALLGWLQRYFVRLQQEQASPDTIREKMLAANPKYVLRNYLAQQAIEAAETGDLSLLNRLMEVLKKPFDEQPEHNDLAAKRPDWAREKPGSATLSCSS encoded by the coding sequence ATGTCTGCTACCCCCCAATCAATAGATCAGGCTTCCTTCCAGAATTCCTTTGTAGAGGAGCTGCGCGGCGAAGCTTCCATGGATAAGCGCCCGCGCCAAGTGCCCGGCTACCACTACTCCCGCGTGGACCCTACCCCCGTACAGGACCCGCACCTGCTGGCCTGGTCCGAGGAGCTGGCAGACTTCCTGGGGCTGCAGCGCCCGCCGGAGCGCGGCCCATCCGTAGAGGTGCTGGCCGGCAACCGGCAGGCCGCTACCATGAAACCCTTTGCGGCTCGCTACGGCGGCCACCAGTTCGGCAACTGGGCCGGGCAGCTCGGCGACGGCCGCGCCATTTCTCTGGGCGAGCTGACAGCTGTGGATGGTACTACCTGGGAAATTCAGCTGAAAGGTGCCGGCCCCACGCCGTATTCACGCCGCGCCGATGGGCGGGCCGTGCTGCGCTCTTCGGTGCGGGAGTTTCTGTGCTCCGAGGCCATGTACCACCTGGGCGTGCCCACTACCCGGGCCCTAAGCCTGGTAGCAACCGGCGACGAGGTAATCCGGGACATGTTTTACAATGGCAACGCCCGCCCCGAGCCCGGCGCCATTGTGGCCCGGGTGGCGCCTACCTTCGTGCGCTTCGGCAACTTCCAGATTTTCCTGGCTACCGGCGAAATCGACAACCTGCGTGCCCTGGCCGACTACGTCATCCGGCGCCACTACCCCGAGCTGGGCGAGCCCTCACCCGAGGTGTACGCCCGCTGGTTTGAGGAAGTCTGCCGCCGCACCGCCATCATGATTGCGCACTGGCAGTCAGTGGGGTTTGTGCACGGGGTAATGAACACCGACAACATGAGCATTCTGGGTCTGACCATCGACTACGGCCCCTACGGCTGGCTGGAGCCCTATGACCTTGACTGGACGCCCAACACCACCGACTTCGGCGGGCGGCGCTATGCCTTCGGACAGCAGCCGCGGGTAGCCCTCTGGAACCTGATGCAGCTGGGTCAGGCCATTTTACCCCTGGTCAGTGGGGTAGAGGCTCTGAATCCGTCGCTGGATGTGTACATCAACACCCTGGGTACTACCCGTTACGAGATGATGCTGCGCAAGCTCGGGCTTACGGCCGGCAATCAGGAGGAAGACCAAGCGCTGTTTGAAGCGTTGGAGCAGGCCCTGGCCGAATCGGAAGTGGATATGACCGTGTTCTTCCGCCACCTTTCGCATACGGCCCCGGCCGTGCTGGCCGCCCCGGAAAACGGCGATGCGCAGTGGCGGGAGCTGCTGGCCGCCGCTGCCTACTCCATGGCTCCGGCCGAAGAGCAGGCGCTACTAGGCTGGCTGCAACGCTACTTCGTGCGCCTGCAGCAGGAGCAGGCCTCGCCGGATACTATTCGGGAGAAGATGCTGGCGGCCAACCCCAAGTACGTGCTGCGCAACTACCTGGCCCAGCAGGCCATTGAAGCCGCCGAAACCGGCGACCTGAGCCTGCTGAACCGGCTAATGGAAGTTCTGAAAAAGCCCTTCGACGAGCAGCCCGAACACAACGACCTGGCCGCCAAGCGCCCCGACTGGGCCCGCGAGAAACCGGGCAGCGCTACCCTTTCCTGCAGCTCGTAA
- the msrB gene encoding peptide-methionine (R)-S-oxide reductase MsrB, which translates to MLRWIDVLKFARYSNPEPPRRLELLETEWQVQLSPAQFQVLRQKATEPPYRNAYCRSYEPGVYACAGCGTLLFNSETKYHAMSGWPSFTQPVAKNVIRYAFDSSHHMERIEALCNVCGGHLGHVFPDGPEPSGLRYCMNSESMVRLPPGQG; encoded by the coding sequence ATGCTTCGCTGGATTGACGTCCTGAAATTTGCCCGATACAGCAACCCCGAGCCCCCGCGTCGCCTGGAGCTACTTGAAACTGAGTGGCAGGTGCAACTAAGCCCCGCCCAATTTCAGGTGCTGCGCCAAAAAGCCACCGAGCCGCCTTACCGCAACGCCTACTGCCGCTCCTACGAGCCCGGCGTGTACGCCTGCGCCGGCTGCGGCACCCTGCTCTTTAACTCCGAAACCAAGTACCACGCCATGTCGGGCTGGCCCAGTTTCACGCAGCCGGTAGCCAAAAACGTCATCCGCTACGCCTTCGATTCCAGCCACCATATGGAGCGCATCGAGGCCCTGTGCAACGTCTGCGGCGGCCACCTGGGCCACGTTTTCCCCGACGGGCCCGAGCCCAGCGGCCTGCGCTACTGCATGAACTCCGAGAGCATGGTGCGGTTGCCGCCGGGCCAGGGGTAG
- a CDS encoding SulP family inorganic anion transporter, translating to MLSVSAYLAQYKVNPKNEILAGLTTALALVPEVVAFALLAYISPLVGIGSAFIICLLTSIFGGRPGMISGAAGSVAVVIVSLVVQHGVEYLFAAVALMGLLQVAVGLLRFGKFIRLVPQPVVFGFVNGLALIIFMAQLEQFKVHDAAGTEHWLTGPALWLMLGLVALTMAIVYLLPKLTKAVPASLTAIIVVSGLVIMGGLETKSVGDIASIAGGLPQFHWPQVPLAWNTLVIIFPYSVIMALVGLTESLLTLTVVDEITDTRGRSNQDCVAQGLANITSGMFGGMGGCAMIGQTMVNLESRGRGRLSGVVAAVALALFVVVGSSLIERLPLAALVGVMFMVVIGTFEWASLRILRRMPLTDVLVMLLVTLVTAISQNLALAVLLGVVVSALAFAWENAKRIRARKFVDAAGAKHYEIFGPLFFGSVQAFTEKFDVQQDPTQVIIDFQDSRVADMSGIEALNKLTERYSRLGKTLHLRHLSPDCRQLLHNAGALIEVNILEDPEYRVATDRE from the coding sequence ATGCTTTCTGTTTCCGCTTACCTCGCGCAGTATAAAGTCAACCCCAAAAACGAAATACTGGCCGGGCTTACGACGGCTTTGGCCCTGGTGCCGGAGGTGGTGGCTTTTGCTTTGCTGGCGTACATCAGCCCGTTGGTGGGCATCGGCTCGGCCTTTATCATCTGCCTGCTTACCAGCATATTCGGGGGTAGGCCAGGCATGATATCGGGTGCGGCCGGTTCGGTGGCCGTCGTGATTGTGAGTTTGGTGGTGCAGCACGGGGTAGAGTACCTGTTTGCCGCTGTGGCCCTGATGGGGCTGCTGCAGGTGGCCGTGGGGCTGCTGCGGTTTGGCAAGTTTATCCGGCTGGTGCCGCAGCCGGTGGTGTTTGGCTTCGTGAATGGGTTGGCCCTCATCATCTTCATGGCCCAGCTGGAACAGTTTAAGGTGCACGATGCTGCGGGCACCGAGCACTGGCTTACGGGCCCGGCCCTGTGGCTGATGCTGGGGCTGGTGGCCCTGACCATGGCCATTGTGTACCTGCTGCCCAAGCTCACGAAGGCGGTACCGGCCTCCCTCACGGCCATTATTGTGGTGTCAGGGCTGGTGATTATGGGCGGGCTGGAAACTAAGTCGGTGGGCGATATTGCCTCTATTGCGGGTGGGCTGCCGCAGTTTCACTGGCCGCAGGTGCCCCTGGCGTGGAACACGCTCGTCATCATCTTCCCGTACTCCGTGATTATGGCCTTGGTCGGCCTCACGGAAAGCCTGCTGACCTTGACCGTGGTGGATGAAATAACCGACACCCGCGGCCGCAGCAACCAGGACTGTGTGGCCCAGGGTCTGGCCAACATTACCTCCGGAATGTTCGGGGGTATGGGCGGCTGCGCCATGATTGGGCAGACGATGGTGAACCTGGAAAGCCGGGGGCGCGGGCGGCTTTCGGGGGTAGTGGCGGCGGTGGCGCTGGCTTTGTTTGTGGTGGTGGGCTCCTCTCTCATTGAGCGCCTGCCCCTGGCCGCGTTGGTGGGCGTGATGTTCATGGTGGTTATCGGCACCTTCGAGTGGGCCAGCCTGCGCATCCTGCGCCGCATGCCGCTTACCGATGTGCTGGTGATGCTGCTCGTGACGCTGGTAACGGCCATTTCCCAGAATCTGGCCTTGGCCGTGCTGCTGGGGGTAGTGGTGTCGGCGCTGGCCTTTGCCTGGGAAAACGCCAAGCGCATCCGGGCCCGCAAATTCGTGGATGCCGCCGGGGCCAAGCACTACGAAATCTTCGGGCCGCTGTTTTTTGGCTCGGTGCAGGCTTTCACCGAGAAGTTCGATGTGCAGCAAGACCCCACCCAGGTTATCATCGACTTCCAGGACAGCCGCGTGGCCGATATGTCGGGTATTGAGGCTCTGAACAAGCTCACGGAACGCTACAGCCGCCTGGGCAAAACTCTACACCTGCGCCACCTCAGCCCCGACTGCCGCCAGCTCCTGCACAACGCCGGCGCCCTCATCGAGGTCAACATCCTGGAAGACCCCGAGTACCGCGTGGCCACCGACCGGGAGTAG
- a CDS encoding lipase maturation factor family protein: MRLRSGIQHNMDSGSALGLVPGAPSTYWLTRFVLLRLLGALYAVAFLVAVQQVLPLMGSQGLLPVGSYLSQISQVLGSDWVGFARLPSFFWFWHSDTALLVGAWVGLLLSCLVVAGFANALVLALLWMLYMSFVHVGQEWYGYGWEIQLLETGFLAIFLCPLLDMRPFPPYAPPYPIIVLFRWLAFRIMLGAGLIKVRGDEIWRNSTALYYHFETQPIPGPLSRWFHFLPRPMLQAGVWFNWLAELVAPFFVFGPRLARHLAGGAIILFQLNIIVSGNLAFLNWLTIVPALACFDDSFWARVLPQRLVRKAASAAEQAEDSRPMRLTSWVVTGVIGLLSIQPALNLVSPGQIMNTSFDPLELVNTYGAFGTVGQERLNVVFEGTLDENPSEQANWQPYIYKGLPVALDQRPPQVAPYQLRLDWQMWFAAMASPNEYPWTLHLVWKLLHNDPGAVGLFARTPFPNKPPRYIRAVRYRYRFAPPGNAEGLWWHRERVDIWLPPLSANDPTLVQFLQGAGWVQ; encoded by the coding sequence ATGCGGCTGCGCTCCGGCATTCAACACAACATGGATAGCGGCTCTGCTCTTGGTTTGGTGCCTGGTGCGCCTTCTACGTACTGGCTTACCCGGTTTGTACTTCTGCGCCTGTTGGGGGCGCTGTATGCAGTGGCCTTTCTGGTGGCCGTGCAGCAAGTACTACCCCTGATGGGCTCCCAGGGCCTTTTGCCTGTTGGCTCTTACCTGAGCCAGATAAGCCAGGTGCTGGGTTCCGATTGGGTGGGGTTTGCGCGCCTGCCTTCTTTTTTCTGGTTCTGGCATTCTGATACTGCCTTGCTCGTGGGAGCCTGGGTGGGCCTGCTGCTTTCCTGCCTGGTCGTGGCGGGCTTCGCCAACGCCTTGGTGCTGGCGCTGCTTTGGATGCTGTACATGTCATTTGTACACGTAGGGCAGGAGTGGTACGGCTACGGCTGGGAAATTCAGCTCCTGGAAACGGGTTTCCTGGCTATTTTCCTGTGCCCATTGCTCGATATGCGGCCCTTTCCGCCGTACGCACCGCCCTACCCCATTATCGTGCTGTTTCGGTGGCTAGCCTTCCGCATTATGCTGGGAGCGGGGCTGATTAAGGTGCGCGGCGACGAAATATGGCGCAACAGCACGGCTCTCTATTACCACTTCGAAACCCAACCCATACCGGGGCCCCTGAGCCGGTGGTTTCACTTTTTGCCGCGCCCGATGTTGCAGGCGGGCGTGTGGTTTAACTGGCTGGCCGAGTTGGTGGCTCCTTTCTTCGTTTTTGGCCCCCGGCTGGCCCGGCACTTAGCAGGCGGAGCCATTATCCTGTTTCAGCTCAACATCATTGTCAGCGGCAACCTCGCGTTTCTGAACTGGCTGACCATCGTGCCGGCGCTGGCCTGCTTCGATGACAGCTTCTGGGCCCGGGTGCTACCCCAGCGCCTGGTCCGAAAGGCGGCCTCCGCAGCGGAGCAAGCCGAAGACTCCCGGCCCATGCGCCTGACGAGTTGGGTGGTAACAGGGGTTATTGGCTTGCTGAGCATTCAGCCGGCGCTGAACCTGGTTTCGCCCGGCCAGATCATGAATACGTCCTTCGACCCGCTGGAGCTGGTAAACACCTACGGAGCCTTCGGGACGGTAGGTCAGGAGCGGCTAAACGTGGTGTTTGAGGGCACCCTGGACGAAAACCCGAGCGAACAGGCTAACTGGCAACCCTACATTTACAAAGGCCTGCCCGTAGCCCTCGACCAGCGCCCGCCGCAGGTTGCGCCCTACCAGTTGCGCCTCGATTGGCAGATGTGGTTTGCCGCTATGGCCTCGCCCAACGAGTATCCCTGGACCCTGCACCTGGTTTGGAAGCTGCTGCACAACGACCCGGGCGCGGTAGGTTTGTTTGCGCGCACCCCGTTCCCGAACAAGCCCCCGCGCTACATCCGGGCGGTGCGTTACCGCTACCGCTTTGCCCCACCGGGCAACGCCGAGGGCCTATGGTGGCACCGCGAGCGGGTTGATATCTGGCTGCCGCCGTTATCGGCTAATGATCCGACCCTGGTTCAGTTTCTGCAGGGCGCCGGCTGGGTCCAGTAG
- a CDS encoding class I SAM-dependent methyltransferase — protein sequence MLSPFVEEFFRNPATVGSLIPSSPALTSKVMEPIDFATASCIVEYGPGTGVFTDVLMGRRRPETTLVLIEANRRFAQLLRQRYAGHAGVHVVHGSADKTGQYLQELGVGQVDYVVCGLPFSSLPRRLGWRILEHTAQLLGPEGRLVLFQYSLQNKRLFERFFRPLQEEHVLLNLPPAYVLTYAPTPPGKA from the coding sequence ATGCTTTCTCCTTTTGTTGAAGAGTTCTTCCGCAACCCCGCCACCGTTGGCTCCCTGATTCCCAGCTCGCCGGCCCTGACCAGCAAGGTGATGGAGCCGATTGACTTTGCCACGGCTAGCTGCATTGTGGAGTACGGCCCCGGTACGGGCGTTTTTACCGACGTGCTTATGGGCCGGCGCCGGCCCGAAACGACGCTGGTGCTGATAGAGGCCAACCGCCGTTTTGCCCAGCTGCTGCGCCAGCGCTACGCCGGCCACGCGGGCGTCCACGTTGTGCACGGCTCCGCCGACAAAACCGGGCAGTACCTGCAGGAACTGGGCGTAGGGCAGGTTGATTATGTGGTGTGCGGCCTGCCGTTTTCCTCGTTGCCGCGGCGCCTGGGCTGGCGTATTCTGGAGCATACGGCGCAGCTGCTTGGGCCTGAAGGCCGACTTGTTCTTTTTCAGTATTCGTTGCAGAACAAGCGGCTGTTCGAGCGGTTTTTCCGGCCTTTGCAGGAAGAGCATGTGCTGCTGAACCTACCCCCGGCCTACGTGCTAACCTACGCGCCTACCCCACCAGGTAAGGCGTAA